TCTAACTACTTCATTTAATTCTACGTCTTCTTTTTCCTTTATTAGCTCGCCTATCACAATCTTTCCCTGTAATTCATCACTTCCCATATTCTGGGCCACTTTAAATGGCACAGAGATATCTTTCATATATTTGAGCATCGAAGCAGGATCGGGAAATTTATTTCTCCTCCCATAATTCACTGGACACTGCGTAAAGGTTTCAACAAAAGAAAAGCCGTGATGTTTTATAGCGTTCGCATAAAGTTCAGTCATAAGTGAGGCATGATACGCAGTAGCTCTTGCCACATAAGTGGCTCCTGCACCAATAGCTAAATTACAAAAGTCAAATGCCCTTGCAAAATTTCCATACGGTGTTGTAGTTGAGAGTCTGGATTGAGGAGTTGTAGGAGAACTTTGTCCTCCTGTCATGCCATATATTTGATTATTCAAAACAATTGCAGTTATATCTATATTCCTTCGACAAGCATGAATAAAGTGATTTCCGCCAATAGCCAGAGCATCTCCATCTCCCATTATTACAATGACCTTTACATCATCTCTTACAAGTCTTAATCCTGTTGCAAAAGCTAGAGCTCTGCCATGTGTAGTATGAACAGTACTAAAATCCAAGTATCCTACCACTCTTGAAGCACAACCGATACCAGAAAATATTACTGTCTTATCTTTATCAATATTTACCCTATCAAAAGCCCTAAGGAGCGCACCAAGAGCAATACCATGTCCACAACCAGGACACCACATATGAGGTAATCTATCCATTCTTAGATATTTTTTAACCAACTCTCCAATCACTTTGAGATCACCTCATTTACAGTGTTATATATGATATCAGGAGCAATGAGCTCTCCCTTTATACCTTGAATCAAAGTTACATTACAATTTTCTAGAACCGACCTCTTTACCTCAAGCACCATCTGACCCATACTCATTTCTGCCACAACTATATTTTTAACATTCTTTGACAATTCCCTAACTCTCTTTGAAGGAAATGGCCACACTGTAATAGGCCTGAAAAAACCGACCTTAACGTTATTTTTTCTGAGTTCTCTCACAGCGCGCAGGCTCGACCTAGCAACTGAACCATAAGAAATGACTATTACTTCAGCGTCATCTATAAACCTTTCATCATAAGAAATTATCTCATCTTCAACTGCATCTATTTTATTGTGCAATCTTTTAATCAAAAATTCTGTTTTT
Above is a genomic segment from Thermodesulfobium narugense DSM 14796 containing:
- a CDS encoding thiamine pyrophosphate-dependent enzyme, which produces MDRLPHMWCPGCGHGIALGALLRAFDRVNIDKDKTVIFSGIGCASRVVGYLDFSTVHTTHGRALAFATGLRLVRDDVKVIVIMGDGDALAIGGNHFIHACRRNIDITAIVLNNQIYGMTGGQSSPTTPQSRLSTTTPYGNFARAFDFCNLAIGAGATYVARATAYHASLMTELYANAIKHHGFSFVETFTQCPVNYGRRNKFPDPASMLKYMKDISVPFKVAQNMGSDELQGKIVIGELIKEKEDVELNEVVRERIMKFRGGAQ